Genomic segment of Enterobacteriaceae endosymbiont of Neohaemonia nigricornis:
ATTTATCAAAAAAGTTAAACAGAATATTTTAGATAAAAATAAGGATTTATCATTTTTATCTTTTCAAAAAATGCAATCTATTATAGATAAACAAGTAAATAAAGGTCTAATACATAAAAATAAAGCTGCACGTTATAAATCTAAGTTTTATATGAAAATTAAAAATATGAATTAATTATAAATTATGAACTATTTAAAAAATAATCAATTAATTACATTCACTAAACAAGCTATTAATAAAATTAATTTTTTTATATTAAATAATAATAATTTTAAAACAAAATTCAGA
This window contains:
- the rpsT gene encoding 30S ribosomal protein S20, translated to MANIKSSKKRILKTIKQRKHNMSYRSMLKTFIKKVKQNILDKNKDLSFLSFQKMQSIIDKQVNKGLIHKNKAARYKSKFYMKIKNMN